cctaagttaccaaattcctaagcatgttcatcaagaatttcaaaattaagaactaACAAATgaaacttacttgagtggagatatgaatgcttgcaacaaatccttcaattgatgatggaagactctaaatgcacacccccaccaagaaaaaccccaaatatGAGCAAGAGCAAAACTTTTTGTGAGTGAGTGTTAagaaagtgtatagaaatctctttaaaaaccctcttggaagtgcaaatctggagcaaagTGTAGGGAGACCGCCAGGGGAAACTCAAAGGGGCAAGGCAAAGTGAAGAAATCTTGAAAATACCCAGCTTTTAAAGAGCTCGGGTTCTATTTTTCGTCGCCACCGCCCAAcggcaaagtggtaccgcccggcggtgggtggtaattttccttaccacttttcttgcttgcctcattgtgatttctcttggtgactcctgatctttgccctaaatttttcaatctcaagattttgctcactcaaatgcatgtgCACACAAAATGTAATagacaaaatttgaaaaacagaaaaaaaaacacagaaattcaaattatgATCCAACAATTGGGAAAGTCTccacaaacacccatcagtaggtgttaaacttcttcgtgcttagtattttcttcttcttcttctttatgttaaacctcttcaagaagttgatcatgccaagcacatgtttccattcaTCAATCATAGGNNNNNNNNNNNNNNNNNNNNNNNNNNNNNNNNNNNNNNNNNNNNNNNNNNNNNNNNNNNNNNNNNNNNNNNNNNNNNNNNNNNNNNNNNNcttcctctttttcttaattttctccttccttaaccttctcttttttctttttcttttctttctttattttcacctttttttttctttttttcttttctttcaaccacggcttttcctttctcatccttcttctcactctcattcaacttttctgtttctatctcctctatctttttcgcaacaactttttctgtttttgtttcctcttcatacatctctagctcttcttctatcttttcctccttgacaaccttatcatttgtaaagatagtggcttgacattcttgtttagggttaacttcagtattaaccctaatgatgcccagagacttcaaaacatgagagtgttgttcctgcaataaacgttctttagcttcccccagtgtttctttgtgtacaggagattttttttgttgtaaacgttgttgggcttcccccaacatttcttttggtacagagagTAAGTTCTATCGCAAGAATttttggacttcccccaacgtttcttttggtacagagaatagttCCTGCCGTAGACGTTCTTTAGtttcccccaatgtttcttttcgTGAAGAGGAATGTTGCCCCAATTGGCTTTGATATATGTTtcaatgaggttcccaccagtggttgaaatcattttggtggaattgagtgcccatataatcaaattcttgttcaaactgcattctgcaaaaattaagcacaaaaccctagaaaacatttattagaacaaaaataaaaataaacataaaatcaagtcaaattcaaccaattcacactactagaaaaataaacctcgagtcctcgacaacggcaccaaaaacttgttgacaaattggcaagtgtaccaaatcgtacaagtaatataaatggtaaaaccaagtatcgttttcccaagagacacgaaaggctttctcattcacatgaattaaaataataagacttgaaaataaaaattaacaaatttgggtttgagaacaaaattattaacacgcaaaataaatgttgattcaattgacaagtgaaaacaatggatggatggatgttgttgggtactaacaatttaatctattccactctctcttacatactacccttgatgagtagattgattcaattgttatgcgactttcttagtctccccttaacccaatcccttggcgaaaagggcctaatatcaattactggNNNNNNNNNNNNNNNNNNNNNNNNNNNNNNNNNNNNNNNNNNNNNNNNNNNNNNNNNNNNNNNNNNNNNNNNNNNNNNNNNNNNNNNNNNNNNNNNNNNNNNNNNNNNNNNNNNNNNNNNNNNNNNNNNNNNNNNNNNNNNTCAAtgtaccgaatgagttaaacgataaaggccttaagcacagatgataacccaacaattaacaaacaaaacatatggagaccatataaataatcaagagtttcaataaaagagagtatcaaaagattacattgtttcccccaacaacaatagggtttagttcaccatagacatggagaaactagatgcaaaatggaagaagaatggaaaagcaaaccctagaaaagatgaaaaggagcctaagcatccaagagatcctctccagagagaaaacttaggtctggccgttctcccctgtcaaaagaatgactttgaactcggaataggggtatttataggtgaggagcgcatcagaaaacaggcccaagcccaacggaccaccgcccggtggtttaagtgtaccgcccggcggtttggcaaaagcctcagaacTGCCCAACGGTGCAAggtgccgctcggcggtttccctcgaAACCGCCccgcgtcaatcgccatgcctactcctcggcCTGGCttgcccggcggtttaagtgtgccgccgggcggtgcgtcgactcttcaaatcttcatttttctgctcttttttttagtctacgacctgtatcttcaactccattcttcattttctcaaaatagctacaaaacaatgcaaaacaggcataatatcgctaaaaacagcttttgactctctacagactcatttattgagttttgcttgattctaggctcattccaagtagtaaagggcgtaattcggtccaaattgacatatgaaaataactgtttttcaaccttcatcaaataCCCAACGGTGTAGATTCAACATTGGTCATTAGTCTCTTTAGGAGATGATGAAATGgtgaaaaaattgttaacagtTTTAGGGGATAGAGTATGATAAATTGTGGATTGTTTTCAAAGAAGAATTGTTTCGGTATTACCGGTCTCGGTTAGAGATTAGACTGCTTAGTCAGTTGTCGGGTTCGGGTGTGAAACCGTGAAACGGAAAACCCAGAAGAGAAACGATTTGAATATTTTTGGGATCGCATTCTTGAACACGCTGAATGACCGAATGGTCATAGAAGTAAAAGGTTGAACACTTGCCGAAGGTTTAAACATCGTACTGAACAGTAAACCAACTACACGCCTAAACACAATAGACTGAACGATATTAACCATTTAAGGACGAAAGCGGACGACGTTACTTGTTATAGGAAGAAAACGAACGGTAATgaccaatgaaaaaaaataaccgAACGGTGTTGACTATTATAGTTCAAAAATCGAATGGTATAACAATTGTTTGATTTGTTGGAATGAAAGAAGAACTGGAGTTCTGGACCGAGTGCCTAACCAATTTATTAGAGATGCCAAGAATATTACCAAACGGATAAATCCTATACACCAAACGGTCAAAGAGTGAGACATAGAAAGAACAGCGAAGATTTTGATAGAACTTTTATATTTCCATTGATTTCcaattcattttaaaagtaCAAAATTTAGTGTTTATAAAATTGGAAATCAATCTATTAGGAACAAGTGAACAAACAACGCTCATTTTAATTCTAACACCACTGACCTATAGCCTAAACTTATCATTGACCCGTTTCACAGCCTAAGGTTCACCATCTCTCCTTTGTTGAAACCTTCCAGCATACAGTTACCGGGATCCAGCTCTTCTACCCGTTGGACAATTTTGTTCATAATGACCTTTCTTCCTACATCATTTACACTTCCTATATTTTGCCAATTTAGGACAGACAGACCTTAGATGAGCTCCTCCACAATTAAAACATCTTACTGGACCTTGTTGTCCCGAATGGCCGAACGGTACTAGAGCTCTGGAAGACTGATCTTTCGGTTTTGAAGGGGAAAGTCGAGCATGCTGAGTCGTTCTGGAACTAACACTCCCCTTAGATGCTCTCGGTTCTCCCACTCTCGGTTGTTGATTATGCTGACTTTCCACTTCCTTCTTTGTCTTTTCCGATACTCTTACTCTCTCCACTAGCACTGGAAATTCCCTAATACATAATCCGACAATCAACAACTTGATATCACCCCTCAGTCCATTCTCAAACTTTTTACATAGCCATTCTTCACTTGTTTCCATCGTATAGAATCTTCGAAGATGCTTAAACCGAGTGGCATAGTCTGACACAGATATGTTCCCTTGAACCAATTCCAAAAACTCAACTTCTTTTGCAAACCGAACGCTGTCAGGAAAGTATTCAGCATAAAAATTTTGCTTAAACACTACCCAAGAGATGGGGGTATTACTTTCTTTCAATAGCATCTTCATATTATCTCACCAGTGACTTGCTTCTCCAGTTAACAAATATTCTGAATAGATTAGTCGGTTCTCTTCCGAGCACTTCTTAGCATTAAATATGCGCTCCATATCTTCAAACCATTGGTCGGCCTCGTCTGGACTACACTTCCCACTGAATTTAGCCGGATGGTGTTGTAGAAAACTCTCTAGGCTCCATTCTTGTTGACAATTATCCGAAAGAGTGGATGACCTTGTCTCAGTTCTATCTTTTGACATCAATTCCACATACTGCTCCTGAGTCCTCTCTGTTGAAAACCGAGCGGCCTCCAACTGTTGTAGGGATAAGGCATTTTGTTGCACTAGTGAGGCGTTTTGTTGTTGCATGGTCGTGATTATTGATCCCATCAATCTTGTAGGTTCTGGTGCATCCATACTTGAGGGTGAAGGAGGAGGAGACCTTGACGTCATCTTCTAAATATTCATAGAGATAAAGTCATTAGTCTATCTTTGAATAGTAAGGATACTATAGAATTGATTACTAAGTACAGCCAAATGTCGAATCAGTGTAATCAGGTTAAAATGAGAGTTTGATGGTCATGACCGAACagtaacaaataaaagaatgttCGGTCACGAAGCAATAAATAGATCAAAAGGTTTACAAAGAAGCTAAACACAAGTCAAGTATAGTGAAGTTGAgacaatattttaaagaaaaatatggaaGGTATTGCGTCGAACGGTAACTAATAAGAGACGTTCGGTTACCGAGAATTTCGCGTTGGACCGAACAGTTCCTACAAAACCGAACGGTATGACCATAGGATTTATAGAAAAGTTTTAAGTTACGATTTGAATTGAGAAAAGATACTATATTTGGTAAAAGTTATGAGCGTGCACCCTCATTACTTCTATCAAAACATTCTTTGTTCTCAAAACTCTTAGTTATAACTTAAAGTTGATTTTCTAGAATAGGAGAAAATGGTATAACATACCATTTAGATTCATCTTTCTACAAGAAAGACATGACAAACCCATAACCCGTAGGTTATCCTAAGaacaaactgctctgataccattaatgtaacatcccaataaatatagctTTAAAACTATAGTTTATTTTTAGgagttaacaaaaacaataaaggagaacagtGATGAATAAGCAAGTAAAGAGAAAGGAATATGAAATTtcatatagaatttaaaatttttacaagaACTAGAAGTCTGATAGAATACACAAGTtgagaccgaacggtcaaggtTCAACCTTAGACCGAACGGTACTACAAAAAGGATAATACCAAACACTATCTAAGATTCTGCTGACCAGACGGTCCTACGCTGGCTTCAAGTTGAACAGTGTGTAAGGCTTCCTCCAAAGGTTCTTCACGatcaccctctgctcacatccattggatgatcatcgcagtgaagagaacaaccgaACGGTTAAGACCGAACGGTAAACATAGACAAGACaggaaataagggtaagcttatgtaatttaattaatctgaCTCACATACAATTTTGACATCACAGTAGTATAATCACAATAATATCTCAACCATGTAATCATCATGTAAGAGTACAAATAAAATCGAATAGTAAACATCATTATGATCGACCACTTTGACGTTGTCCGGACTGTAAGAATATGTAGCTATGGTCGTTCTTATACCCGTGGGTGGTAATCTGGAATAAACCATCAGTAATTACCGCAGCATGGATAACCTTTGAGCTTGCCACACGAGGTTAGCCCGTTAAAACACCTTAGGTCAAGGCTGTACACACCGCCCAAGCTAGAGCCTCCTACcattctcaccacatgcgtcACTAGCGCTAGTGAGCCTTAGAATATCAGGATGAACGCTAATACAAAGCTGACCATATTCTTACTTCAccaatcaatcaaacatattttatgaaccatgtagctcgaTGTttctagcacccggtgtggtgtagtagtTGGCATAActcatcagctgccacccgaggttagtcctaaaACGATCATCTGATCTTATGACCgtggacctcctgccattcccacgcatgaatAACCTTTCTTTACATGAGAAAGCGTCATCACAGAATATCAGGAACAAAACGAGAGCAGAGTCTCACCATGTTCGTACTTTACCAACCATCACAAATTATGAGATATTCAtcccttggaattctcttacttaaACCAAATTCTACCAAATACATATGATGAGTTGTCGCAAcgcacacaaatttgatgtgcaaataaatgcagtatagctagggaatgaccctaggtcgtctcccaaagaccaattttgcggttcaagaattgaGTCAAACACGAGGGGGGGAGGGTTGtgaaaaggtttttttttttttgcaaaaatttaaagagctcaatataaagacacaaatgcgaacaaactaatttaagctagcatggtaattaaactaacactattaaaaactttagacaacattcaaacaaaataaaataaaatactagaccacaataagacaacaaacaactacctaacacggttaaattaaattaaatgcaaaactgaattaaagaaatgataaacaactcaacctactatgcaagctaatttaaaacaaaagaaataatcaaacatgctttttcatctATCATTCACGTGACTCCATGCACCACaactaaagaaatttaaattggaAATGGTCTACAAGACCTCATGACCGTTACCTCATGCAACAAGttccatttcattctcttccttctACAAACCAATTAATGTGTTGCTTCCTTTTGtgccatgtgcttcattctccaagacaAACCTTGCTTTCCACACTTTTCTACCATGAAAACCGTGCTCCTACTCTCTCCATGAAGTCAACCACCATTTCTTCTACTACCAAAGCCAAAGTAACGTATTCAATGCccaaaaaccaacaaaatggaattgcttctaccaaggtgccacatgtgcaaggtcaaatggaataaaacaacacaagacatcCCCTTCCTCAAGCAATTCTCGGTCAAGCTAGCAAAGGGCAAAGACCAAAATGGCAATATTCCTTCTATGAAAAATGTGCCTCAACATGTGCTTGTCCAAATGGGGTAAATATTAAATGTGCCATTTTCTCTCCCTTCCATTACTCTTCTCGGTATTTTCACTTCTCAACAAACATCCCAAGCTTTTCTTCACTTCTCTACACGTGAATGCATCAAGGAATCTCAAGGTTTCAATTGCAAAACCATtcaagagcaacaaacccaAAGTCTAACTTCTACTAACCAACctaacactcacttttcttcaaacttttgataaaagcaaaatgaaatCCCTAGACTTCCTTGCATTACCGTCCAGCCCCCCAAACAAAATGCAATGTTCCATTTCATACATTACTTCCATCCATCAAAGCAAAAACACAAGAAGGAAATGGTTCAAGCTACAAACACCCACTAATCAACTCAAGTTCTCTTCACTTCAAAACTCAATGGGAACcatattcttcttcattcaacaaagAAACTTAAACATAAACATCCAAAGTGCAGCAAAAGGAAACGAAAATacaaaatgggtcttcattcaaccaaaggaaacaccatgaaaatgcaaagaacaacCTCCAAACTCAAGCtttcaaccttcaaaacgaaaatataagaagagaaatgatagatctccattccattaagcaagaacaagcatgtttgcaagcaagagaataagaaaaacgaaatcttgttcattccatagctcaaaaccgaaagggcacaccaaagctcccgagagttcatacaaggcaAAGGAAATTGAAAGTGTAGTATGAAGTGTGCTAAGGAGTGTGTCTTGGAAATTCCTACTCAAAATGCCGTCCCACActtaaaatggtggggtccacctcctaaaatgaaaccctagcctaaagccaagtgtcctacaaaaTGGGCTTCTAGAAAATTGCCACTAAAAGGGCCCAAAAACAcctaatctaattaaggtttctaaaaaaacgaaattacaactttaattaaaatttaaatgactaaatgttgagcctttgagtgtgtcacgccatatcctaatgctccagatgatatttccacaattttCCTGTAACCAAAAATACGCTTCATcagctcaaaatatccaaattagcgaaaatacgaatttccgaccaaattaagcagaattcggaaaatggggaaataacggacaattaaacacaattccctagtttatttaagtgcactaaactaaatatggttcaagaaataacgactcatcaacaTATCATCACACTTAGAAGAATAGAACAAGGTTAAGggaatgaccgaacggtctaacATTGAAAGGAAGACTGATTATCAAGGAAAACTTTAGTAAATGACCAAATGGTCGAACACGGAGAAAACCCGAGAACTATCCAAAGTaaaccaaaatttataaaagatttagGAAGATGATCGAACGCTCAACAACCGAATGAAACTTTAGTAAGACCGAGTACTGTATCAATTAGACCGAATGTTTTTAGAGTAAATAATAGAGTTCTCTTCAATAGACCGAGTGTCAATACAAGACCGACCACTCTTTCGGAAGCaagtgtcagtacaagaccgaacacttttacaaatacataatattataaaccgaGTACTTTAAAGATCAGGTGTTggtataagaccgagcactaaaATAACCAAAGGCTAGAGTATGACCGAGAACTTCAAGACCGAGTACTTTAAAGATCAGGTGCTGGTATAGGATCGAGCACTAAAATAAGTGAAGGCTAGTCTATGACTAAGCACTTCAAGACCGAGTACTTGGTGTAAGACCGAATACTTTACATCGCAGCAATACTAGTTTATGACTAAGCATTtcataagaccgagcacttGATCTATGACCGAGTGCTTCACATGACTGAACGTTCttaaggtgaacaacattaTCATGAAACCGAATGCTTCATAAGTTAAATATCAGTTTAAGACCGAGCACTTGTATGACTGAAtgcttggtttatgaccgagCGTTCTTAAACACACTATATAAACTTATACCAAAAGGGAAAGACTCCCTTGACGAATTAAAAGGACTAGATTAggcaaaataaataacaaaaaataaaagcacCACAAGGCCGATCGGTCATCAACTGACTTCAgtcaagaccgaacggtttaaGGGGAGGACCGAACAGTCCTAATGACCTTCAGTCACAGATTCCAAAATTTATCTAAGTTTAATACATTTACACTAAGTACAGAACTAAAATCAAACATATCATACAATTCATGCAGCAACATACCACATTTCATCATACCATTAAAATCATCcaacatacattaaatcatgCATCCAATCATAcaaagaaatcataattaaatcttataagcttcccttacctttatTTCCAGCTAGACTCCTAAGGTTCTTTGGCAGCAAATACTTCTTAGGGTTTCCAAGATCCAAGGTCTGATTACAAGAAAACAGATTCAGAGAAATGACTTAATAACCACATGCAAGCTTAAAGGGTGTGTGCATGCAAGAAGGCCAAGAAGCTTCAAAAGCTAGAAACACTTACCGGTTTAGAACAGAAATCTGATCAGTGCAAAAGGAAACTCTTGACACTAGGAGTAATTAATCTGAAAGGAAGTTGATGATCGGAGGAGAAATGATGGTTAGAAATTTAGAGAGAAGTTGGAAGGGTgtagagaaaaggaagagaaatggttttgctgaaggttgaagatgaagaggtgCATGCAAAAGTGGCGTCAACTTTTAAAATCTCATCTGAAATGTGGCTTCTCAAAACCCGAACAGTCCACTCCCTACTTGCCACTTGTCTTCCACTTTCTAAATCCTGCACTTCATGCACTGCCACGTGGATTCCACTATTTGCATATTCTAACCTTCCCTACTGCCACACGATTTTCAATGGAGAGAAATTAAATGAACTCTAAGGCTTGTCTCCCACTTACATGGGAAAACTGAAGGGATACAACACATGTATTCCACTAAGGTAGGGTATTTAATAGGGTGTAACAACACAATCATTGTAATTATGTTAAACATACAATTATGTTAAACATGCAGTTTATTTCTATTATAACATTGTTAAACTAGAACAAAGAAGCTTGCCGCATGTACCTTATTAAAAGgtctaaaaaaaacaattgtcCCATTAACCTAAaggaaaaattcaaaacaaaacttataaGGGAATCCGCAGgacattttgttttttactctaacttaaaaaaataaataaataaataaataaattgttcaaGCCTATAACTTCAATCATGTTCTCTCAACATGTCTACATTACATAATTTAGCTCCTCCTCTTACTGTTACACTCATCTCCGACCACCACCCTTTCTAGGAGGAGGAGCAGTGTCCTCTTCGTCTGATTGAATGTCTCCGTACTGCCACATCCCGCGTCTGCTGCTCTTTGCTTCTTCCTGGAAATTCTCCAAATTATCAATGGCTAATTGTCGTTCTTTTCTATCCCACCTGTTTCTTTTTTCAGTCCTAGCAAACCCTTCCTGGAAATTTCAGACCAAAACATTATTGAGATGATTTTTCCTCTATGAATATGGAGAGAACCAAACCATAGGACTTTGAGAGCACTTAAAGCAAGAATGAATAGTAGCAATATTACCTGTAGCATGGCAGCATTAACGCTGATCTCAGCATCCACCGCAACAAGAGTCACGGCAAGAATTGTCCCAGTTCCCTGCTGCTTAACTTTTCCTCCCGAAGTGTCTTTCTCCTCAACCTTGGCCCTGAACTCTTTTCCACTGTTTAAAGTCAGTTCACTCAAATATTCAGCTGCTTCTTGCCCAAAATCCTCTTCCAAGTTTGGGATCTTGATGTAAGCAAGGCTGCACAGTTGAGCAAGACCAGGTGCAGCAGACACAGACGGATCAACAGGCCGCAGCTGACTGTAGGCTACTGCTTCTTGATTTCCATAATCAATGTAAAATACTTCAAACATGTCAGTGGGGGATTCAACTGGTCCTCGAGGGGTGTTGACAACCTACAAAATTCAATTATGAATAATCAATATAGAAAAGATAACAGACACTtaaggaagagagaaattgGGTGCAAATAGACAAGGTGATAAGAGTATCTACTGACTATTTAGCAATTCACCAACTTCTGTAAAATTACAAGGACATTGCAGAAAGTGGTAATGAACAAGTGTATGccataagataaaatatatgacTACATGATTTCTAATTGAATTGTGGGAGattgtaaacaagaaaaaactaGGTGAAACCGCTTTATGCTAATATATTCTGAACTTGCGAATCTAACAGCTCACTTTAAAACCGAGAAGCAAATTACAAAAAGGGTGATTTAAGTATACATCCCATTGAAAGAATATCAACTTAAATGCGTGTCAAGAAGCctagataaaataagaaaaataattaaaaaaaaatttaaaaaaaaagtaagaaaaagtgGGGAAGGGGGGAACGCGAACAAAACATCTATCACAAAAGAGAAAGTTCTGAAAAACTTGGGTCATGAGACCCACAAGAGACTCAAGTTATGTATTGTTTTCACAAACTCCTATTTAACGGTCACATTTTTTTCTGCTACAGAATTGCAATGCTTAGACCAATACGGTAAGAACTTACCATTGCCCGGTACCAAGACTTGTcagcatgaaaataacaaagGACTATGTCGCCCTTCTTAGGATTGAAAGCTCCAATTACAGGAGCATCCTTCAGATTCAAACCAGCAAGCTGTTGTTGAATGGATGCGATCTTTTGATCTCCAACTGTCTGGACATAGAATTTGCCACCACCCAAGACTTCTGTAACAATTACCTACCAATGTATAACAGAACAAGTCATTCACCATTTTTAAGCATAATAACGGTCATTACTGAAAATATACTAATTCCTGAGCACCTTAAGCAGTTCTTGCTGTTTGTTTTCAATAACTAAATCATTGGATACTTCCTCTCCTTCAACAAAATTCTCCCATATCTgcaaaataatttactttagaATAGTTAACAAGGAAAGAATAGTATTTAATGTAAACACAATATGACTCGTTCTTACTTTCAGCTTTTGCCTCTTCGCAGATTGTTCAGCTTGCTCCAGAAGATGAAAATCAGGAATTCTATCAGTGCCAAAGGATATTTGGAGTTTTGCAAGACCAGCTTCGAGCAGAGTAGCTGCCACATTGTTTCTTGACTCCCACAAGGATCCCAAGAATGTTCCAGTTCTATCAACAGTTTCAACCTCTATCTGCAAACagtaaaaaagtatttaacaaAACATAAGCAATATACAGGAATCAAAAAACTCAGAAGGGAGTTGAGTTACCTCAACATCTCTTTGCATTATTTTTCTCCTCATCAAAGCAATTGCTTCATCAGAATATGGTTCATCACGACCTGGACACCTGACTCCagaaaaagcaaaagcaatGCTGCAAGTTTCTTTAGGTATCAGTACTTTAAAACGATGGCCACTGAGCACGTATTCCAAAACAGCAGGAACTCTTCCACTTCTTTTCAGGAAAGGACAGAAGTCTTTGGCTTTCTTAACTACATTTTTGTGTACCATGGTCAAGTCAGTTATATGCATCACTGGGGGATCCTTGGCAGAGTGGATGCCTTTCCTTCCTGCAGTAGCACGTGATTCAGCAGCAAGAAGTGCATCATAATAATTAGATCTCTCTTCAAAGTCACGATGTCTAATGACAGTTCCGAAACCACGACCAACTACCAATTCTGCAACATTCACCCCATTTTGCTGACTTCCAGCAGGGGGAGCAGCTGACACAGCATCATCATTGTCAACCTTTACAGTTGACAATAAGAAGACTGATCCAAAATCCAGTACTCTGGAATCAGCACCGGCTGATGGAATTACAGATCCATCTGTGGGAGAAACCTTTCTAGAATATTCCATCTGAACATTGACCTGAAAAGATAGCAGTAAATCCATTAAAACTGAATTCCGATATGATATTAAAAGAAGTTATCATAAGATATTTTCATACTTGACGACCAATGAGGCGTGTTCTCAAGAATTCCTTTGCTTCACGGGCATAGGGAGCTGGTTTTTCATCCCGACGAGGATTGCCCATTTTTGGACACCTAATACTTGAAAGGTTAACTCGTCTCTCCGCTAGTGGACTACCATATGGAATGGAATCATCAGCAACAACAATACAATCTCCACTCACAACCTCAACCACCTGTATAAGccaaattaaaatgttatttgagTGAAAAGATTGACCTTTCAACATAAATAACTGATAGAAACATTTTACCTTGCCAGAAAAGTTCTGATTATGAATTGCCTTTGAATTGGAAGGTGGTGGTACATAGTTTTTCCACATCCTTAACCTGCTTTTCTTAGCC
This DNA window, taken from Vigna radiata var. radiata cultivar VC1973A chromosome 5, Vradiata_ver6, whole genome shotgun sequence, encodes the following:
- the LOC106762430 gene encoding ribonuclease TUDOR 1, which codes for MASAASGTTGWYRGRVKAVPSGDCLVIVAISSAKPGPLPEKTITLSSLMAPRLARRDGVDEPFAWESREFLRKLCIGKEVTFRVDYNVPAINRDFGTVFLGDKNVAVLAVSEGWVKIREHGQQKGEASPYLAELLRLEEQAKQEGLGRWSKVPGAAEASVRNLPRSAIGDPSNLDAMGLLAANKGFPMEAIVEQIRDGSTLRIYLLPQFQFVQVFVAGIQSPQMGRRAAPESVVESELASDDTNGDVSGEPRAALTSAQRLAVSTTATETSADPFAHEAKFFTEMRVLNRDVRIVLEGIDKFSNLIGSVYYPDDESAKDLALELVENGYAKYVEWSANMMEEEAKRKLKIAELQAKKSRLRMWKNYVPPPSNSKAIHNQNFSGKVVEVVSGDCIVVADDSIPYGSPLAERRVNLSSIRCPKMGNPRRDEKPAPYAREAKEFLRTRLIGRQVNVQMEYSRKVSPTDGSVIPSAGADSRVLDFGSVFLLSTVKVDNDDAVSAAPPAGSQQNGVNVAELVVGRGFGTVIRHRDFEERSNYYDALLAAESRATAGRKGIHSAKDPPVMHITDLTMVHKNVVKKAKDFCPFLKRSGRVPAVLEYVLSGHRFKVLIPKETCSIAFAFSGVRCPGRDEPYSDEAIALMRRKIMQRDVEIEVETVDRTGTFLGSLWESRNNVAATLLEAGLAKLQISFGTDRIPDFHLLEQAEQSAKRQKLKIWENFVEGEEVSNDLVIENKQQELLKVIVTEVLGGGKFYVQTVGDQKIASIQQQLAGLNLKDAPVIGAFNPKKGDIVLCYFHADKSWYRAMVVNTPRGPVESPTDMFEVFYIDYGNQEAVAYSQLRPVDPSVSAAPGLAQLCSLAYIKIPNLEEDFGQEAAEYLSELTLNSGKEFRAKVEEKDTSGGKVKQQGTGTILAVTLVAVDAEISVNAAMLQEGFARTEKRNRWDRKERQLAIDNLENFQEEAKSSRRGMWQYGDIQSDEEDTAPPPRKGGGRR
- the LOC106760339 gene encoding uncharacterized protein LOC106760339, with product MTSRSPPPSPSSMDAPEPTRLMGSIITTMQQQNASLVQQNALSLQQLEAARFSTERTQEQYVELMSKDRTETRSSTLSDNCQQEWSLESFLQHHPAKFSGKCSPDEADQWFEDMERIFNAKKCSEENRLIYSEYLLTGEASHCVRFAKEVEFLELVQGNISVSDYATRFKHLRRFYTMETSEEWLCKKFENGLRGDIKLLIVGLCIREFPVLVERVRVSEKTKKEVESQHNQQPRVGEPRASKGSVSSRTTQHARLSPSKPKDQSSRALVPFGHSGQQGPVRCFNCGGAHLRSVCPKLAKYRKCK